From Sinorhizobium sp. RAC02, a single genomic window includes:
- a CDS encoding ArgE/DapE family deacylase has product MHKQDAIKAVWDIIDADSSHVVGLTQDLVRIPSVNPKFFQDAAQNREPDVQKRLQAELEDLGFSCEQWDVFPNRPNLVGTVAGNEEKSLILCGHVDTVPISDESKWTVDPFGGEIKEGKLYGRGALDMKGGVAACVAAYAAIRKAGLTLDGRLSIHAVVDEEAGGFGAMDAVAKGKLAKSVLVAEPTWGDILPCEGGLHWVRLTIKGRQGHAGWRFNEVWPQPNSPGRIQPGVNAVELAARFLNALRDYESMRCRTTHHPLVPPGLNTINPGVLRAGAGLGPDGLPMVMGNPAIIPDVAVLDLDFKFLPNESPEQVRAEFEAFIHHFCQQDRWLRDNPIAIDWYLADLYFPPMDTPVDHPIVASLARHKTALGKPFRIRGFEAVCDAAHYAGAGAAGVIYGPAGDGLHGFDEFVTIESLVEAAKVIAAATIDFCGTK; this is encoded by the coding sequence ATGCACAAGCAGGATGCCATCAAGGCGGTTTGGGACATCATCGACGCGGATAGCAGCCATGTCGTCGGTTTGACACAGGATCTGGTACGAATCCCGTCCGTCAATCCAAAATTCTTCCAGGATGCCGCGCAGAACCGCGAGCCCGACGTCCAGAAGCGTCTGCAGGCGGAACTCGAAGATCTGGGCTTCTCCTGCGAGCAGTGGGATGTGTTTCCAAACCGTCCCAATCTCGTCGGTACGGTTGCCGGGAACGAGGAGAAGAGCCTTATCCTCTGCGGCCACGTCGATACGGTGCCAATCAGCGATGAAAGCAAATGGACGGTCGATCCCTTCGGCGGCGAAATCAAGGAGGGCAAGCTCTACGGACGCGGTGCACTCGACATGAAGGGCGGCGTTGCCGCTTGCGTTGCAGCCTATGCGGCGATCCGCAAGGCGGGCCTGACGCTTGATGGCCGGCTATCGATCCATGCTGTTGTTGACGAAGAGGCCGGTGGTTTCGGCGCGATGGATGCGGTAGCCAAAGGCAAGCTTGCCAAATCGGTGCTGGTTGCCGAGCCGACCTGGGGCGACATCCTGCCATGCGAGGGGGGCCTACACTGGGTGCGCCTGACCATCAAGGGTCGGCAGGGCCACGCCGGCTGGCGCTTCAATGAGGTCTGGCCTCAGCCGAATTCACCAGGCCGGATCCAGCCGGGGGTCAACGCCGTCGAACTCGCCGCTCGCTTCCTGAATGCCTTGCGCGACTATGAAAGCATGCGCTGCCGCACGACCCATCATCCGCTTGTGCCGCCGGGGCTGAACACGATCAATCCGGGCGTGTTGCGCGCCGGCGCTGGTCTTGGCCCGGACGGACTGCCTATGGTGATGGGCAACCCCGCAATCATTCCCGATGTCGCAGTCCTCGACCTCGATTTCAAGTTCCTGCCGAACGAATCTCCGGAGCAGGTGCGGGCGGAATTCGAGGCCTTCATCCATCACTTCTGCCAGCAGGACCGCTGGCTGCGCGATAATCCGATCGCGATCGACTGGTATCTCGCCGATCTCTATTTCCCGCCGATGGACACGCCGGTCGACCACCCGATCGTCGCCTCGCTGGCAAGGCACAAGACGGCGTTGGGCAAGCCCTTCCGGATTCGTGGCTTCGAGGCCGTGTGTGATGCCGCGCACTATGCCGGCGCGGGTGCCGCGGGCGTCATCTACGGGCCAGCCGGCGACGGCCTGCATGGCTTTGACGAATTCGTCACGATCGAATCCCTCGTGGAAGCCGCGAAAGTCATTGCCGCAGCGACGATCGATTTTTGCGGAACGAAATAG
- a CDS encoding ABC transporter ATP-binding protein: MLDIRDLSVSYGTIRAVRGINFTVGKGELVSLLGANGAGKSSTLKCIAGALKASGGSITLDGKDITSASPEQVVRAGLATVPETRDVFPDLTVAENLMLGAYIHRRDQAGNRQNLERQHTLFPRLAERSRQPAGTLSGGEQQMLVIARALMSRPTVLLLDEPSLGLAPAIVERIFEMIETLKKSGLTILLVEQNVNQALAVADRAYVMRLGAVVTSGTPDEIRATSDLSAHYLGG, translated from the coding sequence ATGCTTGATATCCGCGACCTCTCCGTCAGCTACGGCACGATCCGTGCCGTGCGCGGCATCAACTTCACCGTTGGCAAGGGCGAACTGGTGAGCCTGCTCGGCGCGAACGGCGCCGGCAAATCCTCGACGCTCAAATGCATTGCCGGCGCGTTGAAGGCGTCGGGCGGGTCCATCACGCTCGACGGCAAGGACATCACGTCTGCCAGCCCCGAACAGGTTGTGCGCGCCGGTCTCGCCACCGTACCCGAAACCCGCGACGTGTTTCCGGACCTGACAGTCGCCGAAAACCTCATGCTCGGCGCCTACATCCACCGGCGCGACCAGGCCGGCAATCGGCAGAATCTTGAACGGCAACACACCTTGTTCCCGCGCCTTGCCGAGCGCTCGCGCCAGCCGGCCGGCACGCTGTCCGGCGGTGAGCAACAGATGCTCGTCATCGCCCGTGCGCTGATGTCGCGCCCCACTGTATTGCTGCTCGACGAACCCTCGCTCGGGCTTGCGCCAGCGATCGTCGAACGCATCTTCGAGATGATCGAGACGCTGAAAAAGTCCGGCCTCACCATCCTGCTCGTCGAGCAGAACGTGAACCAGGCACTTGCCGTCGCCGATCGCGCCTATGTCATGCGGCTCGGCGCGGTCGTCACATCCGGCACGCCCGACGAGATCCGCGCGACCAGCGATCTCAGCGCGCACTATCTGGGAGGCTGA
- a CDS encoding branched-chain amino acid ABC transporter permease — MAFAIQFVIDVLSLGGAYALMALGLVIIYGILRLVNFAYGELIMVAGYTMFLTSGSGLPWIIMAVLAVVMAIVFGIITDYAAFRPVRAKSVTAVLITSFAFSNLLQNAALLFISPRPRNVPLPEIFSETVSIGGAITPVRNLITIAASIVLLAAVAFLMRKTTLGIAMRAAATNFTMARMLGVPANLIISSAFALSGFLAGVVGILWIGRIGTVVPGVGLEPLLIAFIATVIGGMRSLPGAVVGGFLLALIDTTLNYTLSQDLLKFRDAFTFSLVILILLWRPEGLIKGPASGQRT; from the coding sequence ATGGCTTTCGCAATCCAGTTCGTCATCGACGTCTTGAGCCTCGGCGGCGCCTATGCCCTGATGGCGCTCGGCCTCGTCATCATCTACGGCATCCTGCGACTGGTGAACTTCGCCTATGGCGAGCTCATCATGGTCGCCGGCTACACGATGTTCCTGACAAGCGGCTCCGGCCTGCCCTGGATCATCATGGCGGTGCTCGCCGTCGTCATGGCGATCGTCTTCGGCATCATCACCGACTATGCCGCCTTCCGTCCGGTGCGCGCCAAGTCGGTGACCGCAGTCCTCATTACCTCCTTCGCCTTCTCCAACCTCTTGCAGAACGCGGCCCTGCTCTTCATTTCACCCCGCCCGCGCAACGTGCCGTTGCCGGAGATTTTTTCCGAAACGGTCTCGATCGGCGGCGCCATCACGCCGGTGCGCAATCTCATCACCATTGCCGCGTCCATCGTGCTGCTCGCCGCCGTCGCCTTTCTGATGCGCAAGACGACGCTCGGCATCGCCATGCGCGCAGCGGCGACCAACTTCACCATGGCGCGCATGCTCGGCGTGCCGGCAAACCTCATCATCTCGTCCGCCTTCGCGCTCTCGGGCTTCCTCGCCGGCGTGGTCGGAATCCTCTGGATCGGCCGCATCGGTACCGTTGTGCCGGGCGTCGGCCTGGAGCCGTTGCTCATCGCCTTCATCGCCACCGTCATCGGCGGCATGCGCAGTCTGCCCGGTGCCGTCGTCGGCGGGTTCCTGCTCGCGCTTATCGACACGACGCTCAACTATACCCTGTCGCAGGACCTCCTGAAGTTCCGCGACGCCTTCACATTCAGCCTCGTCATCCTGATCCTGCTCTGGCGCCCCGAAGGCCTCATCAAGGGTCCGGCAAGCGGTCAGCGGACCTGA
- a CDS encoding ABC transporter substrate-binding protein: MMKTSTLLLAASFALASTTAFAADDKIVIGGALSMTGIQAPLDTPGYNGAQVAVKYLNDNGGVLGKQVEFINIDGKSDPVTVGNVAVELIDKGAQVIVAPCDFDFGSPASREAQTANLVGISTCASDPLYSSWSLGDKQFTLSMWNTTMGATAADFAVKEKGWKTAYVVTDQFIAYTKSLSKYFVEQFKADGGEILLEDTYTNGDNNFSAQLARLQALGKKPDVIFVSSYGTDIGVIIRALREVGYDAPILGGDAYDDPAMHEALGEKFGNNVYFVTHTWMGAGADPEMEKFIGLYKEMFGKDPDTSFVSTGWDTIMMLAQAITAAGSTDGAAVAKALEDGQFKLLTGDLDYGTNEEGHVPNKAAALIELKGGKPTFVGWRKPESLPKP, translated from the coding sequence ATGATGAAGACTTCCACATTGCTTCTGGCAGCGAGTTTTGCGCTCGCCTCCACCACGGCCTTTGCCGCCGACGACAAGATCGTGATCGGCGGGGCACTGTCGATGACGGGCATTCAGGCACCGCTCGACACGCCCGGCTATAATGGCGCGCAAGTCGCCGTGAAATATCTGAACGACAATGGCGGCGTGCTCGGCAAGCAGGTCGAGTTCATCAACATCGACGGCAAATCCGATCCGGTGACAGTCGGCAACGTCGCCGTCGAGCTGATCGACAAGGGCGCCCAGGTCATCGTCGCGCCCTGCGACTTCGACTTCGGTTCGCCGGCCAGCCGCGAGGCGCAGACCGCCAACCTCGTCGGCATCTCCACCTGCGCTTCCGACCCGCTCTATTCCTCGTGGTCGCTGGGCGACAAGCAGTTCACGCTCTCCATGTGGAACACCACGATGGGCGCGACGGCCGCCGACTTCGCGGTCAAGGAAAAGGGCTGGAAGACGGCCTATGTCGTCACCGACCAGTTCATCGCCTACACCAAGTCGCTGTCGAAATACTTCGTCGAACAGTTCAAGGCCGATGGCGGCGAGATCCTGCTCGAAGACACCTATACGAACGGCGACAACAACTTTTCCGCCCAGCTCGCGCGTCTCCAGGCGCTTGGCAAGAAGCCGGACGTGATTTTTGTCTCGTCCTACGGCACGGATATCGGCGTGATCATCCGCGCCCTGCGCGAAGTCGGCTACGATGCGCCGATTCTCGGTGGCGATGCCTATGACGACCCGGCCATGCACGAAGCGCTCGGCGAGAAATTCGGCAACAACGTCTACTTCGTCACCCACACCTGGATGGGAGCGGGGGCCGATCCAGAAATGGAAAAATTCATCGGCCTCTACAAGGAGATGTTCGGCAAGGACCCGGACACCTCCTTCGTCTCGACCGGCTGGGACACGATCATGATGCTCGCTCAGGCGATTACCGCGGCCGGCTCGACCGATGGCGCAGCCGTTGCCAAGGCGCTGGAAGACGGCCAGTTCAAGCTGCTCACGGGTGACCTCGATTACGGTACGAACGAGGAAGGCCATGTGCCGAACAAGGCCGCGGCTTTGATCGAGCTCAAGGGTGGCAAGCCGACCTTCGTGGGATGGCGCAAGCCGGAATCCTTGCCGAAGCCCTGA
- a CDS encoding ABC transporter ATP-binding protein, with protein MSETRLAVNDVSVEFTGLRALDHVSLSVLTGEVVGLIGPNGSGKTTLINAITGQVKLAGGTITAGDTRLSGLSPREIALQGISRSFQIVRLFNTMTVLENVEAAALAKGASLAVAAERTKGLLSELGLTAKADELGESLSYGDKRRVEIARALAAEPRFLLLDEPAAGMNDAETETLLHTLSELPKKRGLGLLIIDHDMGLIMRLCHRLHVLASGRTIAEGDAAHVRGHPAVIEAYLGKGAAHA; from the coding sequence ATGTCTGAAACGCGCCTCGCGGTAAACGACGTGTCGGTGGAATTCACCGGCCTCCGCGCCCTCGACCATGTGTCTCTCTCCGTTTTGACCGGCGAGGTCGTTGGCCTCATCGGGCCGAACGGCTCCGGCAAGACGACGCTCATCAATGCTATTACCGGCCAGGTGAAACTGGCAGGCGGTACGATCACCGCCGGCGATACCAGGCTGTCTGGTCTCTCCCCGCGCGAGATCGCGCTGCAAGGCATCAGCCGCTCGTTCCAGATCGTGCGGCTGTTCAACACAATGACGGTTCTGGAAAACGTCGAGGCCGCGGCGCTGGCAAAGGGTGCTTCGCTTGCTGTCGCCGCCGAGCGCACGAAAGGCCTGCTCAGCGAACTTGGCCTGACGGCCAAGGCGGACGAGCTGGGCGAAAGCCTGAGCTACGGCGACAAACGGCGCGTGGAAATTGCTCGGGCGCTCGCAGCGGAGCCGCGCTTCCTGCTGCTCGATGAACCGGCGGCCGGCATGAACGACGCCGAGACGGAAACCTTGCTGCACACGCTGTCCGAACTGCCGAAGAAACGCGGCCTCGGTCTTCTCATCATCGACCACGACATGGGTCTCATCATGCGCCTCTGCCACCGGCTGCACGTGCTCGCCTCCGGCCGCACCATCGCGGAAGGGGATGCTGCCCATGTCCGCGGCCACCCGGCGGTCATCGAGGCCTATCTCGGCAAGGGAGCGGCCCATGCTTGA
- a CDS encoding ABC transporter substrate-binding protein: protein MLTVALSSGALAALPALAQEKIARIGILAPISGGAAADGQDTQQGATLAVEEINAAGGVNGYKLEIAVADTRDLGPSAVTSAVERLLSDEGVNMVMTGYASASNFEIEAMAEAGMPYFLAGNSTQTADIIADAPDDFPTIWSFAPSYDLYETGIMPVIERWQSEKKLTLSNKKIAFITSDNPYSKSIYEGMMEDAKARGWEITATEVVPFGEINDWRAFLSKTRQDPPAVIVNTDYLPGNAATFTSQFLENPTQSLVFIQYAPTVPEYLELTKEKATGIITSTMIGVLPNERAAAINKAYKARYDIDASTYAQALYEMVYIYRDILAAGVDPADRLAVSKAIGDVKDRVTALGIVSFDPKTHLAVAGDDFMPLQIFQVWDGKRALLSPTRWADGELQTPPWLKK from the coding sequence ATGCTGACAGTAGCGCTGTCATCCGGCGCGCTTGCTGCCTTGCCTGCGCTGGCGCAGGAGAAGATCGCCAGGATCGGCATATTGGCACCAATTTCCGGCGGTGCTGCGGCAGACGGGCAGGACACCCAGCAAGGCGCTACGCTTGCGGTCGAGGAGATTAACGCGGCTGGTGGTGTCAACGGCTACAAGCTCGAAATCGCTGTCGCCGATACGCGTGACCTCGGCCCTTCCGCTGTCACCAGTGCCGTCGAGCGCCTGCTGAGCGACGAAGGCGTCAACATGGTCATGACCGGCTATGCCAGTGCTTCCAACTTCGAGATTGAAGCGATGGCCGAGGCCGGCATGCCCTATTTCCTCGCCGGAAACTCGACACAGACCGCCGATATCATTGCAGACGCGCCGGACGATTTCCCGACGATCTGGTCCTTCGCTCCGTCCTACGATCTTTATGAAACCGGCATCATGCCCGTCATCGAGCGCTGGCAGAGCGAGAAGAAGCTGACGCTTTCCAACAAGAAGATCGCCTTCATCACCTCCGACAACCCTTACTCCAAATCGATCTATGAAGGCATGATGGAAGATGCCAAGGCGCGCGGTTGGGAAATCACGGCAACGGAAGTCGTGCCGTTCGGCGAAATCAATGACTGGCGGGCGTTCCTCAGCAAAACCAGGCAGGATCCGCCGGCCGTGATCGTCAATACGGATTACCTGCCCGGCAACGCGGCGACTTTCACCAGCCAGTTCCTGGAGAACCCGACGCAATCGCTGGTCTTCATCCAATATGCCCCGACGGTCCCCGAATATCTCGAGCTGACCAAGGAGAAGGCGACCGGCATCATCACCTCCACGATGATCGGCGTGCTTCCAAACGAGCGCGCGGCGGCGATAAACAAGGCATACAAAGCGCGCTATGACATTGATGCAAGCACCTATGCCCAGGCGCTCTACGAAATGGTCTACATCTATCGCGACATTCTTGCAGCGGGCGTCGACCCGGCGGATCGGCTCGCGGTCAGCAAGGCGATCGGCGACGTCAAGGATCGCGTCACTGCCCTCGGCATCGTTTCGTTCGACCCCAAGACGCACCTGGCCGTCGCCGGAGACGATTTCATGCCGCTGCAGATTTTCCAGGTCTGGGACGGTAAGCGCGCGCTCCTGTCCCCCACACGCTGGGCGGACGGCGAGCTCCAGACGCCACCATGGCTGAAGAAGTAA
- a CDS encoding glutamine synthetase family protein, with translation MKREEMMVACCGDLSGKVRGKAFPLVQMEKRLKRGVGWTPTNVQITCFDNIAESPFGSLGDLVLIPDPATSVSIESEEGAPNENFVLGNIRYTDGRPWEFCTRSILEAALERLQRVAGVTLYGAFEHEFQIKHLVSDIGKAFTLGGFQEERHFCEAIIAAMRQAGVTPDTILKEFGAGQFEVTMGPQKGVTVADHSLITRELVGLVARELGYDPTFTPIRDPAGVGNGVHVHISMLDSTGNPVTYDPDGKHELSDVAGKFVAGILKYLDSIIAITAPSVVSYLRLTPHRWSAAFNNLGFRDREASVRICPVSDISDIARAAQFNFEFRAADGTANPHLTLAAIIHAGVQGIEEELEVPEATQEDLSLLNVETLAARGYVRLPQTLEAALQRFKENATVCGWFPEGFADVYVKHKEGEIAYLAGKTQKEICEAYESAY, from the coding sequence ATGAAACGTGAGGAAATGATGGTTGCCTGCTGTGGCGACCTTTCGGGCAAGGTGCGCGGCAAGGCTTTTCCGCTGGTACAGATGGAGAAGCGCTTGAAACGGGGCGTCGGCTGGACGCCGACCAACGTGCAGATCACCTGCTTCGACAACATTGCCGAAAGCCCATTCGGCTCGCTTGGCGATCTCGTGCTGATTCCGGATCCTGCGACCAGCGTCAGCATCGAGAGCGAAGAGGGTGCGCCGAACGAAAACTTCGTGCTCGGCAACATCCGTTACACCGATGGCCGGCCATGGGAATTCTGCACACGTTCCATCCTGGAAGCGGCGCTGGAGCGCCTGCAACGGGTGGCGGGCGTCACGCTCTACGGCGCGTTCGAGCATGAATTCCAGATCAAGCATCTCGTCTCCGACATCGGCAAGGCCTTCACGCTCGGCGGCTTCCAGGAGGAGCGGCATTTCTGCGAGGCGATCATCGCGGCCATGCGTCAGGCGGGGGTCACGCCCGATACGATCCTCAAGGAATTCGGCGCCGGCCAGTTCGAGGTCACGATGGGGCCGCAGAAGGGCGTCACGGTCGCGGACCATTCGCTGATCACCCGCGAACTCGTCGGCCTCGTCGCCCGAGAGCTTGGCTACGATCCGACCTTCACCCCGATCCGCGATCCAGCCGGGGTCGGCAACGGTGTGCATGTGCATATCAGCATGCTGGATTCGACTGGCAATCCGGTCACGTACGATCCGGATGGTAAGCACGAGCTTTCCGATGTCGCCGGAAAATTCGTGGCGGGCATTCTGAAATATCTCGATTCGATTATCGCCATCACCGCACCGAGCGTCGTCTCCTACCTGCGTCTCACCCCGCATCGCTGGAGTGCCGCCTTCAACAATCTCGGCTTCCGTGATCGCGAGGCCTCGGTGCGCATCTGCCCGGTCTCCGATATCAGCGACATCGCCCGGGCTGCCCAGTTCAATTTCGAATTCCGCGCCGCCGACGGCACCGCCAACCCGCACTTGACGCTCGCCGCGATCATCCACGCCGGGGTGCAGGGTATCGAGGAAGAGCTGGAGGTACCGGAGGCGACGCAGGAGGACCTCTCGCTTCTGAACGTGGAGACGCTTGCTGCACGCGGTTACGTCCGTCTGCCGCAAACGCTCGAAGCCGCCCTCCAGCGCTTCAAGGAGAATGCGACGGTTTGCGGCTGGTTTCCGGAAGGCTTTGCGGATGTCTACGTCAAACACAAGGAAGGCGAAATCGCCTATCTCGCCGGCAAGACACAGAAGGAAATCTGCGAAGCCTACGAGAGTGCCTACTGA
- a CDS encoding MurR/RpiR family transcriptional regulator, producing the protein MSDGKSSTTIRTRIREAAAQLTASERKIANAILADYPFTGLESIQELAAKTGVSAPSITRFVSKIGCSGFQDLQRQLIAELKEGQRSPLDLKSSQKPVGHSEFLSEYVARVSAVMQEMTATVSQAQFDILAGLLADPSRNIFLLGGRVSDNVAAFLSIHLRQIRSGIYHMADNPEFWPEHVLRMRKKDVVLLFDFRRYQLSLSRLAETIAEKRGATIVVVTDKWMSPAARSADHIVALPIDAGTAWDTVAAAMALVEALIVRVSEADWEATQKRIKDWDGIRFEMPGYDQDKINGDADET; encoded by the coding sequence ATGAGCGATGGGAAATCATCGACGACGATCCGAACGAGGATCCGCGAGGCCGCAGCGCAGCTGACGGCGAGCGAGCGCAAGATCGCCAATGCCATCCTTGCCGACTACCCCTTCACGGGCCTCGAGAGTATCCAGGAGCTGGCGGCGAAGACCGGGGTCAGCGCACCCTCGATCACCCGTTTCGTCAGCAAGATCGGCTGCAGTGGCTTCCAGGACCTGCAGCGCCAGTTGATCGCCGAGCTGAAGGAGGGGCAGCGCTCACCGCTGGACCTGAAGTCCAGCCAGAAGCCGGTCGGGCATTCGGAGTTCCTGTCGGAATATGTCGCCCGCGTTTCCGCCGTCATGCAGGAAATGACGGCAACGGTTTCGCAGGCGCAGTTCGACATTCTCGCCGGCCTGCTCGCCGATCCGTCGCGCAATATCTTCCTGCTCGGCGGTCGTGTCAGCGACAATGTCGCCGCGTTCCTGTCGATCCATCTCAGGCAGATCCGCAGCGGCATCTACCACATGGCGGACAATCCGGAATTCTGGCCGGAGCACGTGCTGCGCATGCGCAAGAAGGACGTCGTGCTGCTCTTCGATTTTCGGCGCTACCAGCTCAGCCTTTCGCGTCTCGCCGAAACGATCGCGGAAAAACGCGGCGCGACGATCGTCGTGGTCACCGACAAGTGGATGTCGCCGGCCGCTCGCAGCGCCGATCATATCGTGGCCCTGCCGATCGATGCCGGTACGGCCTGGGACACGGTGGCCGCTGCCATGGCGCTTGTCGAGGCGCTGATCGTGCGCGTCTCCGAGGCTGATTGGGAAGCAACGCAAAAACGCATCAAGGATTGGGACGGCATTCGCTTCGAGATGCCGGGCTATGACCAGGACAAGATCAACGGGGACGCAGATGAAACGTGA
- a CDS encoding isochorismatase family cysteine hydrolase: MAANHLTTREIPLDPAASAILFIDVQNFSVRREGGEFKDVSEAEIDGKYGYYFKRIHEVAIPNMQRLLAGFRKAGIEVLHTTIESLTKDGRDRSLDYKITGFNVPKGSWDGKVIDELEPLEDEIVFPKSSSSVFVSTHIDYTLRNLGVKQLVLCGLLTDQCVESAIRDACDLNYLVTLVPDACGTYSEARHNTSLSAIKGYCRQISTDDLLKEIGQ, translated from the coding sequence ATGGCCGCTAACCATCTCACCACCCGCGAAATCCCGCTCGACCCGGCGGCATCAGCCATCCTCTTCATCGACGTGCAGAACTTTTCCGTGCGCCGCGAGGGCGGCGAGTTCAAGGACGTTTCCGAAGCGGAAATCGACGGTAAATACGGCTACTATTTCAAGCGCATCCACGAGGTGGCGATCCCGAACATGCAGCGCCTACTTGCCGGTTTCCGCAAGGCCGGCATCGAAGTGCTGCACACGACGATCGAGAGCCTGACCAAGGATGGCCGCGACCGCAGCCTCGACTACAAGATCACCGGCTTCAACGTGCCGAAGGGCTCGTGGGACGGCAAGGTGATCGACGAGCTGGAGCCGCTGGAAGACGAAATCGTCTTCCCGAAAAGTTCGTCGAGTGTCTTCGTCTCCACCCATATCGACTACACGCTGCGCAATCTCGGCGTGAAGCAACTTGTGCTTTGTGGACTGCTCACCGACCAGTGCGTGGAATCGGCGATCCGCGACGCCTGCGATCTCAATTACCTGGTGACGCTCGTGCCGGATGCCTGCGGCACCTATTCCGAGGCGCGCCACAACACATCGCTGAGTGCGATCAAGGGCTATTGCCGCCAGATTTCGACCGACGATCTCCTGAAGGAAATCGGACAGTAA
- a CDS encoding N-formylglutamate amidohydrolase, producing the protein MLRFAGRETTRLLQTGDPDPVEWLNSAGSSPIFLTCEHAGRAVPRALGDLGIPAEEMERHIAYDVGAEGVARGLAERLDAALILQRYSRLVIDCNRPLEAKDCIVTQSDGTVVPVNADITDLDRSRRYVEIHQPLHEAIAVALDQRQANGKPLFLVSVHSFTPVMRATGAVRDFELGLLYNRDARLAERLAEHFRAANPDVTVKLNAPYHVDDVSDYTIPVHGERRGIPHVLLEVRNDLITDARGQEEWADRLAGPLRLAADRIEGKA; encoded by the coding sequence ATGCTCAGGTTCGCAGGCCGCGAGACGACCAGATTGCTGCAGACGGGCGACCCCGATCCCGTGGAGTGGCTCAACTCCGCCGGCTCTTCACCGATCTTCCTGACCTGCGAGCATGCCGGCCGTGCCGTGCCGCGCGCCCTCGGCGATCTCGGCATTCCAGCCGAGGAGATGGAGCGCCATATCGCCTATGACGTCGGCGCCGAGGGTGTGGCGCGTGGCCTTGCCGAACGGCTCGATGCGGCGCTCATCCTTCAGCGCTACAGCCGTCTCGTCATCGATTGCAATCGCCCGCTGGAGGCAAAGGACTGCATCGTCACGCAAAGCGACGGCACGGTGGTTCCGGTCAACGCCGACATCACGGATCTCGATCGCTCCCGCCGCTATGTGGAAATCCACCAGCCGCTGCACGAGGCGATCGCCGTGGCACTCGACCAGCGCCAGGCGAACGGAAAACCGCTTTTCCTCGTCTCGGTGCACAGCTTCACGCCGGTCATGCGTGCGACGGGCGCCGTGCGGGATTTCGAACTCGGCCTACTCTACAATCGCGACGCCCGTCTTGCCGAACGGCTGGCGGAGCATTTTCGTGCCGCCAATCCGGACGTCACCGTCAAGCTCAACGCGCCGTATCACGTCGACGACGTCTCCGACTACACCATCCCCGTGCATGGCGAGCGGCGCGGCATTCCGCACGTGCTTCTCGAAGTGCGCAACGATCTTATCACCGATGCCCGCGGGCAGGAGGAATGGGCCGACCGTCTGGCCGGCCCCCTCCGCCTTGCCGCAGACAGAATCGAAGGAAAAGCCTGA